From the Ruminiclostridium josui JCM 17888 genome, one window contains:
- the ilvN gene encoding acetolactate synthase small subunit, translated as MAKHILSVLVENRSGVLSRVAGLFSRRGFNIDSLAVGVTENPEVSRMTIVVDGDEYTVEQVSKQLNKLIDIIKIRALEDSDSVSRELALIKVNATSSTRSEIVQIVEIFRAKIVDVSKNTLTVEISGSGDKVRALEDMLRQFGIKEIVRTGTIAIERGNKYIKAGSTEEM; from the coding sequence ATGGCAAAGCATATACTTTCTGTACTGGTTGAAAACCGCTCTGGAGTATTGTCCAGAGTAGCAGGTTTATTCAGCAGAAGAGGGTTTAATATTGATAGCCTTGCAGTAGGGGTAACAGAGAATCCTGAAGTATCACGAATGACTATTGTAGTGGACGGAGATGAATACACCGTTGAGCAGGTAAGCAAACAGCTTAACAAGTTAATTGACATAATCAAAATAAGGGCTTTGGAAGATTCTGATTCCGTCAGTCGGGAACTTGCTTTGATAAAGGTTAATGCAACATCCTCTACAAGGTCAGAAATAGTCCAGATAGTAGAGATATTTAGAGCAAAAATTGTAGATGTATCAAAGAACACACTAACAGTTGAAATATCAGGCTCCGGAGATAAAGTAAGGGCTCTTGAGGATATGCTAAGGCAGTTTGGTATAAAAGAAATTGTAAGAACAGGTACAATTGCTATTGAAAGAGGCAATAAATATATTAAAGCAGGAAGTACGGAAGAAATGTAA